The DNA segment GCCGGTCCACCGCGCCCGCCAGTCCGCGCGCACCGACCGGACCAGCAGCAGCATCGGTGCCAGATAGGCGAGTTGGATCGCCGTCGGCCACCAGCGGATGACCTCCGTGAAGTCGGTGACCCCGCAGGCCCGGCCCACGAACGCGGCCACCGCGAAGAAGCCCGGCCAGCTCCAGCGGGCGTCCAGGTCCGGGACGGCCGACCCGGTGCGGTCGATGTAGTCGAGGAAGCCCAGGTGCTGCCAGGCCGTCGCGAACCTCGGCTCGGTCTCGATCACGGCCGGCAGCGCGTGCAGCGAGACGACCGTGACGACCAGCGTCACCACCAGCAGGGCCCGGTTCTCCCGCCGTTGCCCCAGCAGCCCGGCGAACACCACGACCAGCAGCGCCGCGCCGACGAGCGTGGGCCACGGCAGCACCGAGACCAGACCGAGGCCGCCCATCCGGTCCAGGTCCCCCTCCCCGAGACGCAGGGCGGGCAGCCAGTACAGGAGGAGGGCGGTGAGCAGGAGGGAGGCGAGGAGGAGGGCGGAACGCGGGGGGTGGGCGCGGGGAGCGGGGTCCGGCGAGGGGCCCGGTGAGGGGTCCTGATCCGCAGGGGGCGCGGGACGCGTCGGGGGTACGGCCTCCTCGGCGGCCCGTCCCTCCTCGGCGGCCCGTTCCCGTGCCCACGCCGGCACCCGGCGCCGTCGTACCGGCTCCTCCTCCCGCAGCCCCAGATCCGCCAGATCCCCGTCCGGCGCCACCGCGTCCGGCACCGGCGCGCCCCGCGCGAACCCGCGCGCCGGCGCCGCCCCCGCGCCCGCCCGCACCGTCCGCCACAGCCGCGGCGCGGCGATCGAGACGATCACGGTCAGGCTGGAGACCTCGGCGACCCCCGCCCCGGTGAGCCCCATCCGGGGCAGGAGCAGCAGGGTGAGCCCGAGGACCAGGACGCACAACAGGCCCTGGAGAAAGGCCAGTCCGGCGGTTCGGCTCCGCGCGCGCAGGACGGCGAAGTAGGTTTCCATGACGACCCGGAGCAGGGTGCCGACGGCGAACAGGCGCAGCAGCCCGGTCGCCGCGTCCGCGTAGCCCGCGCCGAAGACACCGAGGATCCAGGGCGCGCCGACGAACAGCACGGCGCTGATCGGCAGCATGATCCGGGCCATCCGCCACAGCGCCGCGCGGGCGTCGGCGGCCAGCCGCTCCGGGTCGTGCGAGCCCTCGACGGTGAGGGACGCGCCCATGTTGACGGCGAGCAGGTTGCAGGTGCCGCCGATGGTGGTGGTGATGTAGAAGTACGCGTTCTGAGCGGAGCTGACCTGCGCGGCGATGATCACCGGCACCAGGTAGACCACGGCGAGCGAGAACAGGGAGCCGGTGTAGTCCCCGGCCAGGAACCGCCCGATCTCCCGGGCGGGCGGCGGCCCGGGCCGCCCGGCGGTCGCCGCGACATGGCGGGGCACCAGCCGCCGGAACACCAGCCAGCCCAGCGGCACCACGGACGTGCCGATCGCGGCCACCCAGGACACGAAGACCCCGGTGGCCGGCACGGCGACGGCGAACACGGCGAGCAGCACCAGCTTCACCGCCGAGAACACCGTGTTGCCCACCGGTACCCAGGGCGCGCTGCGCAGCCCGGTCAGCACCCCGTCCTGGAGGGTGAGCAGGTTCCAGGCGACCACGGCCGCCACGAAGCCGAGGCCGGGGAGCGGGCCGTGCAGAAAGCGGTACGACGGCCCCCAGACGTCCAGGGTGCCGAGGAACACCCCGGCGGCCAGCGCCACGAGCAGGGAACTGCCCGCGTAGGTACGGAAGACGAAGCGGCCGGTGTGCTTCCCGGACACCGGGATGAACCGGGCCAGTGCGCCGGTCAGGGTCACCGCGGTGAGCCCGGCGAGCAGCTTCATCGCGGCGATGGCGGCCGAGCCCCGGCCGACCGCGGCATCGGAGTAGTAGTGCGCCGCGGCCAGCCAGAAGCCGAGGCCCAGGACGGCGGAGATCCCGGTGTTGAGCATCAGCGCGTACGCGTTGCGCAGCAGCGGGCCGCCGCCCGGGGCGCGGCCGGTACCGGGGGCCCGCGCCGCCCTCGGCCCGGGCGCGGTGGTCGTGTCAGTCACGGATCAGACCGGCCTTCCGCAGCGCCGGGCCGATCCGCCGTGCCCCGCGCACCAGCCCGTACCCCCGGGTGAGGGCCCGGTCCCGGGCGAACGCACGGCCGATGTCCTGCCCCCGCAGCAGCCGGGTGAACTCCTCGGCGCCCGTGCCCCGGCGCACCGTGACCCGGCGCAGCGCGTACGGCCCCTGGGCGCGGCGGGCGAGCCCGTTGCCGACGGCGAGCGCCTGCGCGTACCCGGCCGCGCGCACCGCCCGGCGCACCCGGCGGCTGGAGTAGCCGTACGGATACGCGAACGACACCGGCCGCGCGCCGAGTTCGGCGGTGAGGATCTCCGTGCACCGGCCCAGCTCCCCGTCCAGCGCCGCCTCGTCCAGCTGGTCCAGCTGCGGATGGGTGTGGCTGTGCCCGCCGATCTCCACCCCGGACGCGGCGAGCCGGCGCACCTGGTCCCAGTCGAGCATGGTGTCGAGGCCGCCCCCGGTGTCGTACGCGCCCCGCAGCCAGCCGGTGGAGACGAACAGGGTGGCCGGGAAGCCGTGCCGGGCGAGCAGCGGCAGGGCGTGCCGGTGCACGCCCTCGTAGCCGTCGTCGAAGGTGATCAGCACCGGCCGCGCGGGCAGCGCCCGGCCGCCGCGCCAGTGTGCCGCCAGTTCGGCGGTGGTGACGGGCGTGCAGCCGAACTCCTCGATGAGGGAAAGCTGTTCGGCGAAGGTCCCGGGTGCGACGGACAGGGTCCGGGTGGCGGCGTTGGGCGCGGTGGCGACGGAGTGGTACATGAGGACGGGCACGGGCGGCTCACTCACGCGGGCCCCCTGGCCGGGCGCCGGTCCCCGCGTCCGCGTACGACCCGCGCCGCGCCCGCAGGCTCCCCACCGCGAACCCCCCGCGGCCGTGAGCACCCCGGCGACGATGGCGCCCGCGCGGCCCGCGCCCCCCGGCCGGCCGAGCAGCGCGTCCCGCAGGCCCCGGGCGACTCCGGCGGGCAGCACCCGGGTGGCGTAGCGGCGTTCGGACTCCAGGCCCTTGTCCGCGCCGACGCTGCGGGCCACCAGGGCCTTGGAAAGGCCCTCGGCGTAGGCGCGGGTGCGGAAGTAGGCGAAGTTCTCCCGGGCCCGCGGCACCCGGTGGTGGATCACCGCGCGGTCGTCGACGAGCAGCACAGCGTCGGGGCGGGCGCGGGCGAGGCGGATGCACAGCTCCGTCTCCTCGCCGCCCAGCGGGCGCCGGCCGCCGTCGCGCCCGATGCCGGTGGCGAAGCCGCCCGCCGCCTCGAAGGCCGTACGCCGGAACGAGGCGTTGCCGCCCAGCACATTGCGCACCCGCACCCGGCCCGGCGGCAGGCCCCGGTAGGTGCAGCCCACCACCCAGTCGAACTCCTCCGGGAACCAGGCGGGCCGCCGCCCCGACGCCCACACCGGCTCGGTGCGCCCGCCGACCGCCAGCACCCGGGGATCGGCGTACGCCTCGGCGAAGCGGCGCAGCCAGTCCCGCTCGGCGACCGCGTCGTCGTCCAGGAAGGCGATCACCTCGCCGCGCGCGGCGGCGATGCCGGTGTTGCGGCCCGAGGACAGGCCGCGCGGACCGGAGTTGGGCAGCACCCGCACGCCCCCGGCCGTCCGGTACGCGCGCTCCAGCCGCTCGCCGAGGGCCGGGTTGTGGTCCACGACCAGGAGGGTCTCCAGGGCCGGGTACGACTGCGCGCGCACTGAGGAGACCGCCGCGAGGATGTCCTCCCAGCGGTCCTCGGTGTAGGCGCAGATCACCACGGAGATGCCGGGATCGCTCAAGACACCTCTCCCCGCCGGGACTCGAGCAGCGCGGAGTGCCGCTTACGGCGGCGCAGCGCACGCCGGTTGGAGCGCTCGCGCAGGATCACCCGCAGCACCCGCAGCCCGTCGCGCACCGCCCGCAGATTGCTGGTGCCGTGGATGCGCAGGTACTCGTGGCTCGGGATCTCCTGCACTCTCAGGCCCGCCTTGACCACTCTGATGTTCATCAGCGTCTCGACCTCGAAGCCGGTGCAGTCGAGCTCGATCTTGTCCAGGCAGTGCCGCCAGAACGCGTTGTAGCCGTAGCACAGGTCGGTGTAGCGGGCGCCGAACTTGCGGTTGACGACGGTGCACAGCGCCCAGTTGCCGAGCTTGCGTATGAAGGTCATGTCGTCGGTGCCGCCGCCGTTGGCGAAGCGGGAGCCCTTGGCGAAGTCGGCGCCGGAGACCAGCGCGGAGACATAGCTGACGATCTCGCCGCCGTCCGCCGAGCCGTCCGCGTCGACCATCACGATGATGTCGCCGGTGCATGCCTCGAACCCGGTGATCAGGGCGTCCCCCTTGCCCCGGCCGCGCTGCGGGACGACCTTGAGGCGCGGCCACAGGGACCGGGCCACCTCGATGGTGCCGTCGGTGGAGTTGCCGTCCACGAGGACGACCTCGTGGATCCAGTCGGGCAGGCTCTTGAAGACGTAGGGCAGGTTCCGCGCCTCGTTCATGGCGGGGATCACCACGCTCACCGGCGGAGTGATCGCCAGGTGCGAGGAGATGGGCCGGTAGTGCGTGACGAGCAGCGG comes from the Streptomyces sp. SUK 48 genome and includes:
- a CDS encoding glycosyltransferase family 2 protein — its product is MSSALRPPSPGREPLLVTHYRPISSHLAITPPVSVVIPAMNEARNLPYVFKSLPDWIHEVVLVDGNSTDGTIEVARSLWPRLKVVPQRGRGKGDALITGFEACTGDIIVMVDADGSADGGEIVSYVSALVSGADFAKGSRFANGGGTDDMTFIRKLGNWALCTVVNRKFGARYTDLCYGYNAFWRHCLDKIELDCTGFEVETLMNIRVVKAGLRVQEIPSHEYLRIHGTSNLRAVRDGLRVLRVILRERSNRRALRRRKRHSALLESRRGEVS
- a CDS encoding lipopolysaccharide biosynthesis protein; translation: MLNTGISAVLGLGFWLAAAHYYSDAAVGRGSAAIAAMKLLAGLTAVTLTGALARFIPVSGKHTGRFVFRTYAGSSLLVALAAGVFLGTLDVWGPSYRFLHGPLPGLGFVAAVVAWNLLTLQDGVLTGLRSAPWVPVGNTVFSAVKLVLLAVFAVAVPATGVFVSWVAAIGTSVVPLGWLVFRRLVPRHVAATAGRPGPPPAREIGRFLAGDYTGSLFSLAVVYLVPVIIAAQVSSAQNAYFYITTTIGGTCNLLAVNMGASLTVEGSHDPERLAADARAALWRMARIMLPISAVLFVGAPWILGVFGAGYADAATGLLRLFAVGTLLRVVMETYFAVLRARSRTAGLAFLQGLLCVLVLGLTLLLLPRMGLTGAGVAEVSSLTVIVSIAAPRLWRTVRAGAGAAPARGFARGAPVPDAVAPDGDLADLGLREEEPVRRRRVPAWARERAAEEGRAAEEAVPPTRPAPPADQDPSPGPSPDPAPRAHPPRSALLLASLLLTALLLYWLPALRLGEGDLDRMGGLGLVSVLPWPTLVGAALLVVVFAGLLGQRRENRALLVVTLVVTVVSLHALPAVIETEPRFATAWQHLGFLDYIDRTGSAVPDLDARWSWPGFFAVAAFVGRACGVTDFTEVIRWWPTAIQLAYLAPMLLLVRSVRADWRARWTGVWLFVLCGWVGQDYFSPQGFTFLLYLLFTAILLVWFRPPRALTAGLRPGETEPPPADRRGRTVLLLLLLGLYAATVPAHQLTPFVMLGVLAALVLLRRCELRGLPLLCAVLAAVWLGFMAEPYWSGHFDDLFGGIGGIGGNVSTSVSGRIRGGDPTHQLVLYTRVLLAAAVLALACWGWWRRRLHRYRERSLPVLTFVPFLGFGMQSYGGEMALRVFMFAVPGAALLGALAFFPRPTGPGRRPVLAPVAALLAGLLLMGGFLVARWGNEPFERTRPGEVAAMNWVYAHDRPTVRLLWPSNDTVNDVTPSLPWGARDMERVDYVPTLAPADPARVSGLVTALKEAGPRSYLMVNESQVTYLRLDAGYPAAWGARLTRSLDARPELTRVLVNADVTVYALRAPPPGPVPGPHPGPAGPRVTWTPWSVAGALAAVVLMLLLAAREAVRVAVPPGTRRVRLLQGSFWFCLPFLAVVLGVLVQRFLTLK
- a CDS encoding polysaccharide deacetylase family protein, which codes for MSEPPVPVLMYHSVATAPNAATRTLSVAPGTFAEQLSLIEEFGCTPVTTAELAAHWRGGRALPARPVLITFDDGYEGVHRHALPLLARHGFPATLFVSTGWLRGAYDTGGGLDTMLDWDQVRRLAASGVEIGGHSHTHPQLDQLDEAALDGELGRCTEILTAELGARPVSFAYPYGYSSRRVRRAVRAAGYAQALAVGNGLARRAQGPYALRRVTVRRGTGAEEFTRLLRGQDIGRAFARDRALTRGYGLVRGARRIGPALRKAGLIRD